A stretch of Gemmatimonas aurantiaca T-27 DNA encodes these proteins:
- the coxB gene encoding cytochrome c oxidase subunit II codes for MVGTFRPRRVASAALLGALALGLAACGGEYPNSTFNHYTEYNTAIDALWDKLLFWGTLVFIGVEAGLVYTIFRYRRRPGGATPKQVHGNTALEITWTAIPAVILVFIAIPTVSTIFKTQAKAAPDALQVEVIGHQWWWEFKYPQLGITTANELYLPNGRTVNFQLKTVDVLHSFWIPQMGGKRDLVSNRTNYLWFTPNADLPSSAWNGFCAEFCGASHANMRFRVYTVTPAEFEQWAAHQKQPAVFKAPVVAPAAANAGTTPVQLASLQQGAVGDSSAAPAAPVVPVWAFPKERLDAEFAYTVPTAKLPTAISFDESLLAQGDAERGRQTFSRSSCIGCHAIGGTPFTSPIGPNLTHVGTRYTIAAGLYPNDAKHLAYWIKSAPHMKPGSIMPTVGKGLTDPVRKNVINVGGLTDPEIADIVAYLQALK; via the coding sequence ATGGTTGGCACGTTCCGCCCGCGGCGAGTGGCATCCGCCGCGCTGCTGGGGGCTCTGGCCCTCGGGCTCGCGGCCTGCGGCGGCGAGTACCCGAACTCGACGTTCAATCACTACACCGAGTACAACACGGCGATCGACGCGCTGTGGGACAAGCTTCTCTTCTGGGGAACGCTGGTCTTCATCGGCGTCGAAGCAGGCCTGGTGTACACGATCTTCCGCTATCGTCGCCGTCCTGGCGGCGCGACGCCGAAGCAGGTGCATGGGAACACGGCGCTTGAAATCACCTGGACGGCCATTCCGGCCGTCATTCTGGTGTTCATCGCCATCCCCACGGTGAGCACGATCTTCAAGACTCAGGCCAAGGCTGCGCCTGATGCTCTGCAGGTCGAAGTCATCGGTCACCAGTGGTGGTGGGAGTTCAAGTACCCGCAGCTGGGCATCACCACCGCCAATGAGCTCTATCTGCCCAATGGGCGGACGGTGAACTTCCAGCTCAAGACGGTCGACGTTTTGCACTCCTTCTGGATTCCCCAGATGGGCGGCAAGCGCGATCTGGTCTCGAACCGCACCAACTATCTCTGGTTCACGCCGAACGCGGATCTGCCGTCGTCGGCCTGGAACGGCTTCTGCGCCGAGTTCTGCGGTGCGTCCCATGCGAACATGCGGTTCCGCGTGTACACGGTGACGCCGGCCGAGTTCGAACAGTGGGCGGCCCACCAGAAGCAGCCGGCGGTGTTCAAGGCGCCTGTGGTTGCGCCGGCCGCGGCCAATGCGGGCACCACGCCGGTGCAACTGGCGTCGTTGCAGCAGGGTGCGGTGGGTGATTCCAGCGCGGCGCCGGCCGCCCCGGTGGTGCCGGTGTGGGCGTTCCCGAAGGAGCGCCTGGACGCGGAGTTTGCCTACACGGTGCCCACGGCCAAGCTGCCGACGGCCATCAGCTTCGACGAGTCGTTGCTGGCACAGGGTGACGCGGAACGTGGCCGTCAGACGTTCTCCCGGTCTTCGTGCATCGGCTGTCACGCCATTGGCGGTACGCCGTTCACGTCGCCGATCGGGCCGAACCTGACGCACGTCGGGACGCGCTACACGATCGCCGCGGGTCTTTACCCGAACGACGCGAAGCACCTCGCGTACTGGATCAAGAGTGCCCCGCACATGAAGCCCGGCAGCATCATGCCGACCGTGGGCAAGGGCCTGACGGATCCCGTGCGCAAGAACGTCATCAATGTCGGTGGTCTGACTGACCCCGAGATCGCTGACATCGTCGCTTACCTCCAGGCTCTCAAGTAG
- a CDS encoding cytochrome c oxidase subunit 3, with product MTATTAPAAHGDGHAHGGGGHYTTLGLDNRKIAIWTFIGSECMLFASLISTYLIYKGRSPEGPYPHEVWTNPATGQVFKPILNIPVTSASTFVLLMSSLAMVLALAAVQNRHVPKTTTGERILGNSKLWLWMTCLLGIVFLGCQAYEFTSFIHEGLTIRTNLFGSSFFTLTGFHGAHVTAGVIWLFTLLAIDYKRGLEPKDSLLVDIAALYWHFVDVIWIVIFTLVYLIK from the coding sequence ATGACCGCTACCACTGCTCCCGCCGCCCACGGCGACGGCCACGCGCACGGCGGCGGCGGCCATTACACGACCCTCGGGCTCGACAACCGCAAGATCGCCATTTGGACCTTCATCGGGTCCGAGTGCATGCTCTTCGCCTCCCTCATCTCCACCTACCTGATCTACAAGGGGCGGAGTCCGGAGGGACCGTATCCGCATGAGGTGTGGACGAACCCGGCGACGGGCCAGGTGTTCAAGCCGATCCTGAACATCCCGGTCACGTCGGCGTCCACCTTCGTGCTCCTGATGTCGTCGCTGGCGATGGTGTTGGCCCTGGCCGCGGTGCAGAACCGCCACGTGCCCAAGACCACCACGGGTGAACGCATTCTTGGCAACTCGAAGTTGTGGCTGTGGATGACCTGCCTGCTCGGCATCGTCTTCCTCGGCTGTCAGGCTTACGAGTTCACGTCCTTCATCCACGAAGGACTCACGATCCGCACGAACCTCTTCGGCTCCTCCTTCTTCACGCTGACCGGCTTCCACGGCGCGCACGTGACGGCCGGTGTGATCTGGCTGTTCACGCTGCTGGCGATCGACTACAAGCGTGGCCTGGAACCGAAGGATTCGTTGCTCGTCGACATCGCCGCGCTGTACTGGCACTTCGTCGACGTGATCTGGATCGTGATCTTCACCCTCGTTTACCTCATCAAGTGA
- a CDS encoding branched-chain amino acid ABC transporter substrate-binding protein, with protein sequence MIPLQLRTPARAQPAPTRWPFRHRGLARSLPAMAIMGLAATGACQRQAAGDGAPHAIGVGAIPGTPGYENIVRGLELAVERLNAAGPTRFAVRLPPAGVSSPVRLAEQLREDPTVIAVVGHPESGNTLETVPIYADAEHEGANGVVMVSQTASSPRLSGVSPWFFRVAPSDADAAQHTAHWVLDTLGARRAAIIYRNDSYGRDWASTFADVFGKGGGIVATRDPYLTGVTEWEAYASLVALRKPDVVLFPGDADDAVQFLRSLRARGVRVPFVGGDGTEGIARDTIAVGAYVSAFFRADRASSPEAMHFLARYRDRFRQEPDGFAALSYDAAIVIGRTVAGGANTRPALRMALEGIGNGTPSVDGVVGRIAFDQNHDIKGRPVLLTRVTRAGAAGTGTGTDVPKTGAGAP encoded by the coding sequence GTGATCCCCCTCCAGCTCCGCACACCCGCCCGCGCCCAACCCGCCCCCACGCGATGGCCCTTCCGGCATCGCGGACTGGCCCGCTCCCTGCCCGCCATGGCGATCATGGGACTGGCGGCCACCGGCGCATGCCAACGTCAGGCCGCTGGCGACGGCGCTCCTCATGCGATCGGGGTTGGTGCCATCCCGGGGACCCCAGGCTACGAGAACATTGTCCGTGGGCTCGAACTCGCCGTGGAACGGCTGAACGCGGCCGGCCCGACCCGGTTTGCCGTGCGACTACCACCGGCCGGTGTTTCGAGCCCGGTCCGACTGGCCGAACAGCTCCGCGAAGATCCTACGGTGATCGCCGTCGTGGGCCACCCGGAAAGTGGCAACACTCTGGAGACGGTGCCGATCTATGCGGATGCTGAGCATGAGGGGGCCAACGGCGTGGTCATGGTCTCCCAGACCGCGTCCTCGCCGCGCCTGAGTGGGGTCAGTCCCTGGTTCTTCCGTGTTGCCCCGAGCGACGCCGACGCCGCGCAGCATACCGCGCACTGGGTGCTCGACACCCTTGGCGCGCGCCGGGCGGCCATCATCTATCGCAACGACTCGTATGGACGTGATTGGGCCAGCACCTTCGCCGACGTGTTTGGCAAAGGTGGTGGCATCGTAGCCACCCGCGATCCCTACCTGACCGGCGTCACGGAGTGGGAGGCCTACGCGAGCCTCGTGGCCCTGCGCAAACCCGACGTGGTGCTCTTCCCGGGCGACGCCGACGACGCCGTGCAATTCCTGCGGTCGCTCCGTGCCCGAGGCGTCCGTGTGCCCTTCGTCGGTGGCGACGGCACCGAGGGGATTGCCCGCGATACCATCGCCGTCGGCGCCTACGTCTCGGCCTTCTTTCGCGCCGACCGGGCGTCGAGCCCCGAGGCGATGCACTTTCTCGCCCGCTATCGTGATCGGTTCCGCCAGGAACCCGACGGCTTCGCGGCGCTTTCATATGACGCGGCCATCGTGATCGGGCGAACCGTTGCCGGCGGCGCGAACACTCGCCCGGCCCTGCGCATGGCCCTCGAAGGCATCGGCAACGGCACTCCCTCGGTGGATGGTGTCGTCGGACGCATCGCCTTTGACCAGAATCACGACATCAAGGGGCGCCCGGTTCTTCTCACCCGGGTGACGCGCGCTGGAGCTGCAGGCACCGGTACCGGGACTGATGTCCCGAAGACGGGGGCGGGCGCACCATGA
- a CDS encoding cytochrome C oxidase subunit IV family protein encodes MMADHSQGAHGAHAEDHPTWSTYWKVALILTIITAVEVSAYYIPAWENSWIYVPSMLIMSSVKFVIVVAYYMHLKYDHKLFRALFTGPFIVASLTLIGLLFLFSKLVLRLGSLS; translated from the coding sequence ATGATGGCTGATCATTCGCAGGGGGCGCACGGCGCCCACGCTGAGGACCATCCGACCTGGTCCACGTACTGGAAGGTCGCCCTGATCCTCACCATCATCACCGCCGTCGAAGTCTCGGCGTACTACATCCCGGCATGGGAAAACAGCTGGATTTACGTCCCCAGCATGCTCATCATGTCGTCGGTGAAGTTCGTGATCGTGGTGGCGTACTACATGCACCTCAAGTACGACCACAAGCTGTTCCGCGCGCTGTTCACGGGACCGTTCATCGTCGCCAGTCTCACGCTGATCGGCCTGCTGTTCCTCTTCTCGAAGCTGGTGCTTCGATTGGGATCGCTCAGCTGA
- the ctaD gene encoding cytochrome c oxidase subunit I — MATIAAAPPYTKASTAPDTGIMSWLTTVDHKRIGALYLISGLIFFVVGGLEAAILRAQLATPNGKIVSAEMYNQLFTMHGTTMIFLAVMPLSAAFFNFLIPLQIGARDVAFPRLNAFSYWIYLLGGIFITVPIFFAMAPDGGWFGYAPLSTKAYSPQVNMDFWVLGLQILGISSLAAGFNFITTIINMRAPGMTLMRMPIFTWMSFVVQFLVVLAFPVITVALVFLQFDRFFGTNFYTIAKGADPLLWQHLFWVFGHPEVYILILPAFGLVSEVLPTFSRKPLFGYPVMVYSGILIGFLGFGVWAHHMFAVGMGPIADSVFSLATMLIAIPTGVKIFNWIATMWGGQISFTVAMKFAIALVGMFTVGGISGVMHSSPPADLQQTDTYFVVAHFHYVLFGGSVFGLFAGMYYYFPKITGRFLSEKLGNWHFWISFIGMNLTFFPMHFSGLLGMPRRYYQYDAGQGFDLFNMMSSVGTLILMVGTLFGLINVWKSWKGGKLASSNPWGAATIEWAIPSPPPEYNFLELPTIKSRYPLWNMKEGEQLVHETTYEEEKNLHIPTTKESGIVMPNPSIWPLITAAGIVAMFCGMPFMDKKPAVAVAMMILGTLWWVGSLYKWLLTPLEDHH; from the coding sequence ATGGCAACCATCGCTGCCGCGCCCCCGTACACCAAGGCCTCCACGGCTCCCGACACCGGGATCATGTCGTGGCTCACCACGGTGGACCACAAGCGCATCGGGGCGCTCTACCTGATCTCCGGACTGATCTTCTTCGTCGTCGGTGGCCTCGAGGCCGCCATCCTTCGTGCCCAGTTGGCCACTCCGAACGGCAAGATCGTGTCGGCGGAGATGTACAACCAGCTGTTCACGATGCATGGCACGACGATGATCTTCCTCGCCGTCATGCCTCTCTCGGCGGCGTTCTTCAACTTCCTGATCCCGCTGCAGATCGGCGCTCGTGACGTCGCGTTTCCGCGACTGAACGCCTTCTCGTACTGGATCTACCTGCTCGGCGGCATCTTCATCACGGTGCCCATCTTCTTCGCGATGGCGCCGGACGGTGGTTGGTTCGGTTACGCGCCATTGAGCACGAAGGCGTATTCGCCGCAGGTGAACATGGACTTCTGGGTGCTGGGTCTGCAGATCCTCGGCATCTCGTCGCTCGCGGCCGGTTTCAACTTCATCACGACGATCATCAACATGCGTGCACCGGGCATGACGCTCATGCGCATGCCGATCTTCACGTGGATGTCGTTCGTGGTGCAGTTCCTCGTCGTGCTGGCCTTCCCGGTCATCACGGTGGCGCTCGTGTTCCTGCAGTTCGACCGCTTCTTCGGCACGAACTTCTACACGATCGCCAAGGGCGCTGACCCGCTGCTCTGGCAGCACCTCTTCTGGGTGTTCGGTCACCCCGAGGTGTACATCCTGATTCTGCCGGCCTTCGGTCTCGTGTCCGAAGTGCTGCCGACGTTCTCCCGGAAGCCGCTGTTCGGGTACCCCGTCATGGTGTACTCGGGCATCCTGATCGGCTTCCTCGGCTTCGGCGTGTGGGCGCACCATATGTTCGCCGTCGGCATGGGTCCGATCGCTGACTCGGTGTTCTCGCTGGCCACGATGCTGATCGCCATTCCGACGGGCGTGAAGATCTTCAACTGGATCGCCACCATGTGGGGCGGCCAGATCAGCTTCACGGTCGCCATGAAGTTCGCGATCGCGCTGGTGGGCATGTTCACCGTCGGCGGTATCTCCGGCGTCATGCACTCCTCGCCGCCGGCCGACTTGCAGCAGACGGACACGTACTTCGTGGTGGCGCACTTCCACTACGTGCTGTTCGGTGGCTCGGTGTTCGGTCTGTTCGCCGGCATGTACTACTACTTCCCGAAGATCACGGGCCGTTTCCTCAGCGAGAAGCTGGGCAACTGGCACTTCTGGATCTCGTTCATCGGCATGAACCTCACGTTCTTCCCGATGCACTTCAGTGGTCTGCTGGGCATGCCGCGCCGTTACTACCAGTACGATGCGGGTCAGGGTTTCGATCTGTTCAACATGATGTCGTCGGTCGGCACGCTGATCCTCATGGTCGGCACGCTGTTCGGTCTCATCAACGTCTGGAAGAGCTGGAAGGGTGGCAAGCTGGCGTCGAGCAACCCCTGGGGTGCTGCGACGATCGAGTGGGCCATTCCGTCCCCGCCGCCCGAGTACAACTTCCTCGAGCTGCCGACGATCAAGTCGCGCTATCCGCTCTGGAACATGAAGGAAGGCGAACAGCTCGTACACGAGACGACGTACGAAGAAGAGAAGAACCTGCACATCCCCACGACGAAGGAATCCGGCATCGTGATGCCGAATCCCTCCATCTGGCCGCTGATCACCGCCGCCGGCATCGTTGCGATGTTCTGCGGTATGCCGTTCATGGACAAGAAGCCCGCTGTTGCCGTCGCCATGATGATTCTTGGCACGCTCTGGTGGGTGGGCTCGCTCTACAAGTGGCTGCTGACGCCCCTCGAGGATCACCACTAA